GTAGATTCTAACAGGAGGCTGAATTCACTAGTGTTTGAGGCACACAAGTATAATAGTATGGATGCCACCGATACTTGTTTGGTAACTAAACGAACTTAGACATCACCCAGAGGAAAAATATCTGTAATTCTTGGTTTCTGTGGTACCTTTCTGCTGCTGACTGTCAGCCCTGACTTTTGCAAgagcagcatggggctgcaaGGGATCTCTcctgcattatttttttattttatacctTGGAAACGTGAGGCACAGTGGCCATGGTCAGCAAAAAATGGCAGCTTAGGTTTTGCTGGATCTTTTGTTTTGGATCTCGGAGTTGCCCATTGAGCATGCTTGGCTTGTAACTGAAGGGGTGAGGAGGACTGAGTTGTTAATGTAGATGTCCTGTATCCCGAAGGCTTATTAGTCACGTTCAGTGCTGCACTATCTCCCGCTGCCACCATTCCTGGCATTGGTTCTCTGGCTCTTCCTCTTGCAGATCTGATGTCTGTCAAAAGGATGATGGAGAAACTGGGGGCTCCGAAGACGCACTTAGAGCTGAAGAAGATGATCTCTGAAGTGACTGGAGGGGTTAGCGAAACCATCTCTTACCAGGACTTCGTCAACGTGATGCTTGGCAAGCGCTCCGCCGTCCTTAAATTGTGAGTGTTGGCGGTGTTTGGGGGGCAGACAAAGGATGTGATGCTGGGATCTGCGCTCCACGCTTTGGAGGTTTCGGGGGCCAggtgcagcaggaggcagggGCTGTTCTGCATGTCCCCGAGGGGCAAAGATGGAGCAAGAACCCATGtgtcctagacaagctgggaagCCTGAATGGGGAAAAGGATGAAGAATGTCTCTGGAAGGCAATGAGCAGAACGGCATCTCAAGGATGGAAGGAGTTGGGAGTCACTGTGGCGGGAGTCGGAGTCCAGCCAGGGTGAGGGCTGagcctgaggggaggggggctgaagtTGTGGTGGCTCCAGGCCCCCTTTGCTTTCAATCTACCTTCCAAAGTTGGACCATGTGCCAAATCCAGAGGTAGGGCTGTCCTAAGTCTGTCACCACCTCATGCTGCCAGGAATGTGCTACAGAGGTGCCTGGTGTATCTGGAAGAGGCTTTGTCCTGCATTGACATGGCAGGGTTAAAGCAGCTCCAAAGCACACAGGACGCAGTACGCTGGAGTCCTCGGCCACTTGCCTGGTTGAGCCTGTGGCCCGTCTCACAGCCCTCCTAGGTGGTGCGCCACACAGTCACAATAGGCCTATCATGGGGTGCCGCTGCAGCTCGAGTAGATGTACGCCAGCTAGCTCGATCTACCTAGCTTGGGTGCCGATAGACACGAAGCCACGGCACCACGCACCTCAGCACGGCTTGCCCAAGCCTGCCTGGAACCCTGGGTCATTACTCATGGGGTCAGCCCTGTACTGTAGCCCATGCTGCCGTGATTCACTGCGCCGGTAACCGAGCTAGCTAGATTGCATCTACGTGAGCTGCAGTCACGCTCTGTGACTGTAGTACAGACATAGCCTCGTACTCAGGCTGTGGCCTGGTGTGTGTCCACACAGGTGTTCCCCAGGGACCACCCAGGTCCTATCACGCTCATGCCCCAATCTAGCTGTAACCctagacgggggtgggggaggctagTGTAGCGATTAGGTCTTTTTCGCCTCTCTCCCACCTGAGTCTGCCCGGGTTTGCAGGACAGTAGGTTCCCTCTTGCTTTCCTGTCTGAAAGGCGTCCGCACGGAACTGGGAATTCAGCGACCGTGCAGAGAAGCAGGGAGGCTCCTGTCACTTGCCTCTTTCTACAGAATCCCCCTTCCCATCTCCTCACATCCATTCCAGAGTCCCCCCTGCCTGGTGCCAAGATTTTCCTTGTTCCCTTGGCACCGGAGCGGGAGGAGGAGGCACGTTTGAAGCAGTgcatgcgggggaggggaggcacttCTACTGTGGTATGAGCCACTGGTGTAAGCTTCTCACAGCCTTTTGTGCCCTCCTGACAAGGGCGGTGAAAGCCCTGCTGTTGTAACAAATGGCTTCTGGGCACCAGCTTGGCTGCCCCTAGCAGTGGGGTGGAATCTAtgggctccttccccaccctcctcaaTCCTCTCTGCCTTTCATGGCCACCAACCATGCTAGCACTGCTTTTGTGCTTAAccgagatggatggatggggtcCTCTCTCCTCTGTGCCCCTCGTCCGTTTCTGAAGGATACCTCTAGTGCGACTGGCTCTCCAAAGTGGATGTTAAGGGAATCATTTTATTCCCCACACCAGCAGAACAATTGCCATTAATCTGCTGTGTATTTATGGTGAGGGAAATCTTTACCACCCCTCTCCCCTTAACTGCCCTTGGTTAGTATGTTAGTGAAGGATGTTTCTGGAGTTTTCTCCCCCAGCGATGGATTTGTTCCTAATAGTTCCGTGACTCCTACCACAAACGCTCATGGCAACCTTGGCAACCTTCTTCCCCTGCTGAAGCCTGTTTGATACTCTCCATCCTCTGCCCCAATATGACTAGTTTTAGGTAGACAGAGACAGGTCCCTTCTCAGCAGACACCCAAACAAGCATTCCATTGTCCTCAGGCCAGGGTTGAGTTTCTGCTCCAATTGTAAATGCAAAGTTCCAGTCCCAGCAAAAGCCACCAAACCAAGATAGCAGCTGCCAGCTGTTAAGTGGCTACAATTCTGAGGGAGGAATAAAGCAGTGACAGTTTAAAAAGCATTCTGGATTCTCTTTCCAGTTACGGCCCCACCCAATCGGCAGtcactcctcctccttctccagcaCACAGTCGCTATGGATTGCTTGTTGTTGCTTCTGAATGTGCGTGCAGTGTAGTTTCCAGGGGGTGGCTAGTTATGCTGTCCAATGCACATGTCTGTAGGCATAGTGTATTAGAAGCAGTGATCTGCCATGTGTTCTCAATCAACTTCAAGTGGCTGCTTAAAGTGAACATACAAATCCCTTGCGCTCTCAGATGGGAACCAAATGGGCGACTTTGCAAGTGACATTCAAGGCACAACTTTTATGGCTGCTTCAAAAATGAGATACTGTGCCTTGTACTGTGTTGGCAATACTGCCCTCTACTGGCTACAGAGTAGTGGTGGCGATGGGGAAATAGCACAGCCATATTTTTGCAGCTTAGAGCGGATCAAGAAAAACATAAACCAGTTACTATTCTGCACATCTATAAGGCCTTGCATCTGGGGATCTCCGAGCACTTTGCTGGCATGTATTgagcctcacaacactcctgtgcaATGTAGAACATCTCTGTTTCACTGTTAGGGAAATGGATACGCAGAAGGGTGAAGACACTGCCCAAAGTATGTCaggggcagagctaggaataaaacccaggaatcctgacaccCAGTTTTGCATTCCAACTAGTGGACTTTCTAGCATAGGAGAAAGACCTTGTTGTTTTCCAACAGATGTTGTCGATCCTGGTGATGGGTTAAACTTTCACCTGTTTTCTTAACTCATGCTTctgactgtttgttttttccagagtCATGCTGTTTGAAGGAAAAGCCAATGAAAACATCCCAAAGCCTTCTGGCCCACCTCCAGAGAGAGATATTGCCAGTCTTCCCTGAAGGCAATAGGCTGAGAGCCAAATCTGTCAGCACCGTGGTGGTCTGTAAGGAGGGTTACCTGTTTTGTTACTTTTACGTTGGTCAGTCTTAGTGATAGAAACTAATCTGCCTTAGAAGAGGAATGACAAGGGAAGCCCAAGGACCCCCAGTCCACAGGTAGCTGTCTCTTTGCTGCGTCCCCTAGCCAGTTTCATCGGTAGCAAAAGTGTAAATGTGAAACCAAAAATAACTGCAACCCCACCTGTGGTTCTCAGGTGAGAAATTGCTGATTGTTCTCTGTGGTCTCTAGCATGGATCTCTCTGCTAGAAAGGGCTGCCTCCTTTTGAACAGGTGGATCCTGAGCCACAATGAATCAAATGCCGAATCTGCATTCGGCACAGAGCATCCTCCAGTCACTCCCATGGGAAATTGGTATGTTCTTAACATGGCCTTGCTGCCAGTCACTACCTTGCTATCTGCGTCTCCTGAGGCTGCTGTTGAGTACTGCCCTGCCACACCTTGTAAAGTGCCTTCTCAGCTCTACCCTACGCCTCCATCCAGTTCCAGGATGCGCGGGATCTGGTGCCGAACTGGGATGGCTCTTTGGGGCCCTGTTTCCTTTCGTTGTTGATCAGGACTGTGGAAGAGATTTTGCTGGTGGTTACACCTTGCATGTGTCTTTTTGAACTAGGGTGCAAATCCATGAGAGTGCGGACCTGTTAAAGCCTCTGGGTGagatcctggccctactgaaatcaatgggaattttgccattgactttctaATGAGGCCTGGATTTCCCATTCTGTCTTGCAGTTCTAAGGCAGGCAAAATTCTCACTGACATCCACCAGTATTTTGCCTGCCCAAGGTGCAAGATTTAAGCCCTAAGTGTACTTCTTAAGCTGTCTGCAGGAACATataattgtttgcttatatggcAACTACTAAAGAATGCACAAGTAACTTAAAGAATTCCTGCATAGCTGTAACTTAAAGGAGCTCATAACAGCAGTGAGACTAAAAATAGGCAAGAATTGCCCTCCCAATCACAATCACTGGCCTCCAACCAGAagacaacaaaaaacttccatctTTGACTATGGTGCAGGACAGAGAGCAAGCACCCCGTAGGGTCCCTCTTTGACCAAGGGGAATAAGCCCTTGCAACTGTGATCTCCTTTTTAGAAGCTAGAGAAACTATTCTGTTAAGTCATCTGTGGTAGAAGCTGTGGATCCATTGTCTGCTTATATTTATATAGTTAAAATGTAAACTTCATAATATATTGGGTTTGTTTTCCTTGTAATGTGAATAAGTGGCTGGCTTCTGAAGCTTGCAGCCTTCCTCTGCTCCACTGATTGATCCGTTCAAGTGCCTAGAATAAATCCCGTTTTAACAGCCAGTTGGAACTGGCTGTTATCTTGCACCTGAAATATTGGGGTGGTGGGAGAATGAGCCCAGCTTTTTTGCCTTCGAATTTTACAGAAGAGGCCTGTGATGTGCTGAACCTGTAGGTCAAGGAAAGGGGACTCCAGTCTGAGTCTTTAAGCTGTTCCAGAAGAACTGTGGATGAGTCTGTTTGTTCATATTGATGCCCTCAAAACCTCCTAAATTAGACATTGATCCTCCAAACATACTCCTTCCTATGTGCTTGAATTTACTCACATGCAGAgtcagttgatttcaatgggactactgtgCGATTAAAATTGAGCacgtgaacttttttttttatgggaacAGGGATCTTATATCTCACTTTTGGGGGTGGGAAAGACTCCCCTGCATACCAGAACTTAGATCTAGCAGGACTGTGCTCTGGACATTGAAGTGTTCGTTGCTGTGTACTCTGTATTTACAATGCTTGGAACGTAGTTGTTTGCCCCTGGGGTTTCATTGCTTATCGTGTTTCTTCCCTCCCACTctggcttttttttcctttgtcctTGGCAGCTTTTAACTTTTGTGGTTTTTTAAATCATGCCTTAAATAAAAACAGATACCCAATTTATTGTTTGGAACACTAACTTGTCTTATTGCGCCTGCTAAAGgctgccctttttaaaaaatgccttgcTATTCTTGTTCGTCTCAGAACGGCAATGGAGAGAGACATTGTGGGTGAGGGCAGCACAGCTCTACTTGTACAGACTGAAAATAAATCTTCTGAAACTCTGTGAAGCAAAAGTGTATTTAATGTTGCTACTCCGGAGCCTTGTCTAAACTCAAGTTGTTCCCAATAAACGAAAACttagtttttaaatcaatttagttaaaaGGGTGCAAATCCCAGAATAGGCACTTAAATTACATCAGTATAAGACAGGTGAAAATCATTTAAGTCAGTAACTGATCAAATGCTTCAATGTTTGAGTTAAACAGTGCAAGGGAAggtttatttgattttattttttataaaatcaaACATTCATGAAATAAATTTCAGGctgcctcctggctgctcacTTGCTTCAGGGTCACTGTTTGACATGCACACCTGTCTGGCAGGAGCAACAAGACTCTTCTGACAGATCTTCTCCACCCTCGCTTTTACAATGGTTTGGCTAAACCATCTGGGTCTCCATAAATAATCATCCAAGCAGTGACCAAGCTTCATGGTTCCGGGAGATGGCAGGTGGATTTCTTTTCCATCATCAcggaaggctgagtatgagatGCCCTTTTGCCCCAGCATAGTGGGACGTGGGGATGAGGCCTTGCCAGCAGCCTCTCTAAAGAATGTATATGTCTCATTGGGGCCAGTGCAAGTTCAGAATGTAtcgttcatttttaaaaagggggaaggttTACACTTGGAAGACTTTCAGACATTCTTACATGCTTCACATAATACAGTATGACATTTAATCCTTGCATCCAGGTGTGGAGTTGTGACTAGAACCTTTGTCCTTCAGCTCCCCCTGCCCAAAACAGGGTTTTACCACTCGATCTAGAGAGAAAATGTTTTAAGGGGTAGTAGCTGAAAGTgttttgtaggctctaaaatgcCCATTAGGGTGATATAAACACATGCACTTGTACTACCTTACAGCTGCAGCTGAACTCTCTCTGCGCTGCTTTTCCAGCCCCCCGCAGCTTAACCAGGGGCCCAAGCAGAGATGAAATCTCCCTGCTCCCTTGTTCTAGTGctgggggccaggggcaggggtgCGCTGCCTGATTTGCAGTGGAGCAAGGCTCAGCTGTGCTCAGGAAGGAAGTCTCTCGCGTCACTGTGTGACCGGGAGGTGGCTGTAGCCTGGACTGTTTCctctaggcgctgtacaaaccaaCGGTCCCTGCCCCGCAGAGCGGACGGCTCCCCTGACCCCTTTGGCCACGCCCCTTCCCTGTCAAAGCTCCCACCCCCGGGCATtaggccccgccccccccacctcaAACCTCTATCTAGGCTTCTTTCTCCCCGCGCCAGAGGCGCG
The DNA window shown above is from Lepidochelys kempii isolate rLepKem1 chromosome 16, rLepKem1.hap2, whole genome shotgun sequence and carries:
- the AIF1L gene encoding allograft inflammatory factor 1-like isoform X2, with protein sequence MAVTLNSRFQGGKAYGQRRAQQEGRLEEINKEFLCDPKFSDEEDLEEKLAVFKDLMSVKRMMEKLGAPKTHLELKKMISEVTGGVSETISYQDFVNVMLGKRSAVLKLVMLFEGKANENIPKPSGPPPERDIASLP
- the AIF1L gene encoding allograft inflammatory factor 1-like isoform X1 produces the protein MAVTLNSRFQGGKAYGQRRAQQEGRLEEINKEFLCDPKFSDEEDLEEKLAVFKEKYMEFDLNNQGEIDLMSVKRMMEKLGAPKTHLELKKMISEVTGGVSETISYQDFVNVMLGKRSAVLKLVMLFEGKANENIPKPSGPPPERDIASLP
- the AIF1L gene encoding allograft inflammatory factor 1-like isoform X3, whose protein sequence is MEFDLNNQGEIDLMSVKRMMEKLGAPKTHLELKKMISEVTGGVSETISYQDFVNVMLGKRSAVLKLVMLFEGKANENIPKPSGPPPERDIASLP